In the Rubripirellula tenax genome, GGTGTCCGCCCGAGTTCACGGTGACGGCCGAGCCGATCGATCCGGTGCCGCCCAGGGTGGCACTTGAGTCCACGGTGTAGACGCCGCCACCGGTGTGCGTGCCGTCGATTCGCAGGGTGCCACCGGCCACGGTGGTTGTGCCGGTGTGGGTCAGGTTGCCGCCGAGCGTTTGCAAGCTCTGACCGGACTTGACCAGGCTGACGTAACCGTCGATGGACCCGCTGTAATTACCAGCACCGCTTTCACCGGCAATGTTGAGTGTGCTACCGGCCCCAGCGGTCGTGTTGCTAGATGTGATTTGACCAGTGCCCATGAGCGTGCCGATCGTTCCACTTGTGATATTTTCGCCGGTCCGGCCGTTCAAGTCCAACGTCCCATCGTTGTGGATCACTCCGGTGGGTGTATTGAGCATGTTGCCGATTGCCTTGATAGATGTGCCCGCCATCAAGGTCAGATCGCGATTGACCACTCCGTTTCTCGCCACCACACCACCTTCCGCAACAATCAAATCGCCATCCAGCGTGCTGGACTTTTCCATCGATAGCGTGCCCGGTCCAAGCTTGGTCAGATTGCCCGCACCTTGGATACTGCCGACAAGCATCTGATTGCCAGCGACCCCAACACCGATCGATGCGTCACCGTCGAGGACGATCGTGGATTCATCACTGCCATTTGAGCTGCCGAATCGCGTGCCACTGCCGGCCTGGCCGTCAGTGTACAACGCGCCTTTGCCGTCAACGCCGTCGCCGGTGATGGTCAGCATCTCGTTGCTGATACGAACACCGGGGTTCAATTCGAGCGTGGCTCCGTCAAAAACGATCGATCCGTTCGACGCCAGCGTTCCAACGGCCAAAGAACCGTTGTTGCCCATGGCCTGCGAATCTTTCGCCGTCATCCGTGTTCCACTTAGCACCAACGTGAAACCGTCGTAGTGATTGCCGTCACCTCGATTGATCGTACCGGCACTCGAGAATCCGCCAACGTCGTCGCCGTTGGTTCCCAGCACTGTGATCTGACCCGTCAAATTGTTGACGGTCACTCCATCGGCCGGCAAGCTCGTGTCATCGACATCACCGGGGTTCTTACGCCATTCGTTGAACCGTTGCCCCACTCGCACGTACGCATCCGCCGGCAGCAGGCCCGGATCGATGTTACTGGTCAACGTCACGACATTGTTGGTGCCATTGATGTAGGCAATGTCCTTAGTCCGACCGACCTGAGGAACATTGCCCACCAACTCCAATTCAACATTGGTGTCATTGACGTAGTCGCGGCGATAAAACAGCAGCGGCCCGTTGGTTGTGTCGCCTCGCGAATTGGTGATCACGGTTCCCTGGCCCGGTTCGAATCCAACCTCGCTGCCAAAAGCCGACGCGTTGTCGACGGTGACAACACCCCGAGCAGCGATCAACGAGAACGCTTCTCGCATGTTGGTCACGACGACGTTTTCGAGGACGAGCCCCTCGGACCACGGAAGCGAATCGCCGTCGCCGTAATAGCGTATGCCGTCCTCGCTGCCCGAGATCAGGATGTCGGCGTGCATCTGGCTGCCCCAGGCCGTGAAGCCGTATTCTTGGTACACCGGGTGATTGATGACATCGTTACTGCTGAACATCTGACCGGTAACGGTTGTGTTCCGGATCTCGATGTCGTCGTAACCTTGAACGAAGACACCATGTCCGAAAGTAAACATGTCCAAGTCCAGTCCGTCGATCTTGGCATTCGATCCCCATCCGTTCAGTAGCACACCCGATGTCTTGTTGTGGCCGATGTAGGCGCATCCGCCATCACCCGCTGGCAAGTCGCGGCAAGAGGGTGGCGCGCCTTTGCCGAAGGCGTCGCCGTAGCCGTACGGGTTCGATCCCGCGGTGATGATGTGGGCGTTGTTGAGTTCAACGTTGCTGCCGGTGATATTGAAATAGGTTGCCGACCTGTTGGGGTACCGCCGAGCACCAGGGTCCG is a window encoding:
- a CDS encoding cadherin-like domain-containing protein — protein: MSRLHHFASDLWSRRSKSRQRRTSDERRRLRLFETLEARVVMTAVAWYPLDETSGVVATDATGNGNHGTVTGGAWGDGQLDGAIEFNVDGNISVPVSTFDTIGQEVTFAFWAYGGDTQPTNDSILYGVNSSGGRAFNVHLPFSNGAVYWDAGNDAGYDRINKVADPLVYKDSWHHWAFTKNATTGTMTIYLDGQSWASATGKTKAMAGITAFTFGANTNGSEGYDGRLDDVRIYDTELTAVDVLDLYTNTTSPNTEEVLATNNTLAASENATTVITSADLQSTDAEQSAAELTYTVTSLPGSGTLLRGGTALGIYDTFTQADIDNNLVSYDHNGSSIVDSFSFAVNDGFGSVTSDSFTILLPNDGTVSSLAELRVFAGLSNVTVTMAPGVYWIDGDRPDATYLNFSGANSTFNLGQAEFRIDTRNIAGYRDESGATASFDVMRISGDNVIVNGLKLYGQDVDLDTDPGARRYPNRSATYFNITGSNVELNNAHIITAGSNPYGYGDAFGKGAPPSCRDLPAGDGGCAYIGHNKTSGVLLNGWGSNAKIDGLDLDMFTFGHGVFVQGYDDIEIRNTTVTGQMFSSNDVINHPVYQEYGFTAWGSQMHADILISGSEDGIRYYGDGDSLPWSEGLVLENVVVTNMREAFSLIAARGVVTVDNASAFGSEVGFEPGQGTVITNSRGDTTNGPLLFYRRDYVNDTNVELELVGNVPQVGRTKDIAYINGTNNVVTLTSNIDPGLLPADAYVRVGQRFNEWRKNPGDVDDTSLPADGVTVNNLTGQITVLGTNGDDVGGFSSAGTINRGDGNHYDGFTLVLSGTRMTAKDSQAMGNNGSLAVGTLASNGSIVFDGATLELNPGVRISNEMLTITGDGVDGKGALYTDGQAGSGTRFGSSNGSDESTIVLDGDASIGVGVAGNQMLVGSIQGAGNLTKLGPGTLSMEKSSTLDGDLIVAEGGVVARNGVVNRDLTLMAGTSIKAIGNMLNTPTGVIHNDGTLDLNGRTGENITSGTIGTLMGTGQITSSNTTAGAGSTLNIAGESGAGNYSGSIDGYVSLVKSGQSLQTLGGNLTHTGTTTVAGGTLRIDGTHTGGGVYTVDSSATLGGTGSIGSAVTVNSGGH